One Capsicum annuum cultivar UCD-10X-F1 unplaced genomic scaffold, UCD10Xv1.1 ctg2352, whole genome shotgun sequence DNA segment encodes these proteins:
- the LOC107848952 gene encoding B3 domain-containing protein REM7 isoform X2, with translation MKIPPKKPHFFKPIQPGFKNGLKIPIGFLKYLKGQDQIEHVVLRSGGKNWLVKVKCWRFGAGWAAFVEQHDLQLGDILVFRHEGNMEFEVSIFDSTHCDREYAEYLQEEDACNNVEETSNKLKFNGRPRPRVKLSKKASSDVKAVVHHKSFGHSHFDHIIREYNINSRCFLFLPQCFAYANGLTNKKCGLIIKDERQRSWNLKLSSYEARTYIRAGWPKFVVDNCLKKGDRIRFEVVTNEETPIWKFQVSNQETPLQKFQDIMKKPSNISLLDVGHSCFVSTLKPYCFTKAFLFLPMRFAKSNGLMNRNCEMILKGEVQRCWSVWLGRTGNHFGIIHGWTKFRAENGLQVGDVYKFELIKNGEIPIAHFHCKYSVKVAKTEEHRSK, from the exons ATGAAAATCCCTCCAAAGAAACCTCATTTTTTCAAACCCATTCAGCCAGGTTTCAAGAATGGTCTT AAAATTCCTATAGGTTTCTTGAAGTATTTGAAGGGACAAGATCAAATTGAACATGTAGTACTGAGAAGTGGAGGCAAAAATTGGCTGGTGAAGGTAAAATGCTGGCGATTCGGAGCAGGTTGGGCTGCATTTGTAGAACAACATGATTTGCAATTGGGAGATATATTGGTGTTTAGACATGAAGGAAATATGGAATTTGAAGTTTCCATATTTGATTCAACTCATTGTGATAGAGAATATGCAGAGTATCTGCAGGAAGAAGATGCATGCAATAATGTTGAAGAGACTtcaaataaacttaaattcaatG GAAGACCAAGGCCCAGGGTCAAGTTGTCAAAAAAGGCGTCTTCCGATGTAAAAGCTGTTGTTCATCACAAGTCTTTTGGTCATTCTCATTTTGATCACATTATTAGAGAATATAATATCAATTCTCGATGTTTCTTG TTCCTTCCTCAATGTTTTGCATATGCAAATGGTCTCACCAATAAGAAGTGCGGTTTGATTATAAAAGATGAAAGACAAAGGTCGTGGAATTTAAAGCTAAGTTCTTATGAAGCTCGAACATATATTAGAGCTGGATGGCCCAAATTCGTTGTTGATAATTGCTTAAAGAAGGGAGATCGCATAAGGTTTGAGGTTGTTACTAATGAAGAAACACCAATATGGAAATTTCAAGTTAGTAATCAAGAAACTCCATTGCAGAAGTTTCAAG ACATTATGAAGAAACCCTCAAACATAAGTCTTCTTGATGTTGGTCATTCTTGTTTTGTTTCAACCCTTAAGCCTTATTGCTTCACAAAGGCATTTTTG TTTCTTCCAATGCGTTTTGCAAAGTCAAACGGGTTGATGAATAGAAACTGTGAGATGATTCTGAAAGGTGAAGTACAGAGATGTTGGTCAGTTTGGCTTGGGAGAACTGGAAATCATTTTGGAATTATACATGGATGGACAAAATTCAGAGCAGAAAATGGACTCCAAGTAGGAGATGTATACAAGTTTGAACTCATCAAGAATGGGGAAATACCTATAGCACACTTCCATT GCAAATATTCTGTAAAGGTTGCAAAGACAGAGGAACATCGGAGCAAATAA
- the LOC107848952 gene encoding B3 domain-containing protein REM10 isoform X4, with the protein MKIPPKKPHFFKPIQPGFKNGLKIPIGFLKYLKGQDQIEHVVLRSGGKNWLVKVKCWRFGAGWAAFVEQHDLQLGDILVFRHEGNMEFEVSIFDSTHCDREYAEYLQEEDACNNVEETSNKLKFNGRPRPRVKLSKKASSDVKAVVHHKSFGHSHFDHIIREYNINSRCFLCGLIIKDERQRSWNLKLSSYEARTYIRAGWPKFVVDNCLKKGDRIRFEVVTNEETPIWKFQVSNQETPLQKFQDIMKKPSNISLLDVGHSCFVSTLKPYCFTKAFLFLPMRFAKSNGLMNRNCEMILKGEVQRCWSVWLGRTGNHFGIIHGWTKFRAENGLQVGDVYKFELIKNGEIPIAHFHCKYSVKVAKTEEHRSK; encoded by the exons ATGAAAATCCCTCCAAAGAAACCTCATTTTTTCAAACCCATTCAGCCAGGTTTCAAGAATGGTCTT AAAATTCCTATAGGTTTCTTGAAGTATTTGAAGGGACAAGATCAAATTGAACATGTAGTACTGAGAAGTGGAGGCAAAAATTGGCTGGTGAAGGTAAAATGCTGGCGATTCGGAGCAGGTTGGGCTGCATTTGTAGAACAACATGATTTGCAATTGGGAGATATATTGGTGTTTAGACATGAAGGAAATATGGAATTTGAAGTTTCCATATTTGATTCAACTCATTGTGATAGAGAATATGCAGAGTATCTGCAGGAAGAAGATGCATGCAATAATGTTGAAGAGACTtcaaataaacttaaattcaatG GAAGACCAAGGCCCAGGGTCAAGTTGTCAAAAAAGGCGTCTTCCGATGTAAAAGCTGTTGTTCATCACAAGTCTTTTGGTCATTCTCATTTTGATCACATTATTAGAGAATATAATATCAATTCTCGATGTTTCTTG TGCGGTTTGATTATAAAAGATGAAAGACAAAGGTCGTGGAATTTAAAGCTAAGTTCTTATGAAGCTCGAACATATATTAGAGCTGGATGGCCCAAATTCGTTGTTGATAATTGCTTAAAGAAGGGAGATCGCATAAGGTTTGAGGTTGTTACTAATGAAGAAACACCAATATGGAAATTTCAAGTTAGTAATCAAGAAACTCCATTGCAGAAGTTTCAAG ACATTATGAAGAAACCCTCAAACATAAGTCTTCTTGATGTTGGTCATTCTTGTTTTGTTTCAACCCTTAAGCCTTATTGCTTCACAAAGGCATTTTTG TTTCTTCCAATGCGTTTTGCAAAGTCAAACGGGTTGATGAATAGAAACTGTGAGATGATTCTGAAAGGTGAAGTACAGAGATGTTGGTCAGTTTGGCTTGGGAGAACTGGAAATCATTTTGGAATTATACATGGATGGACAAAATTCAGAGCAGAAAATGGACTCCAAGTAGGAGATGTATACAAGTTTGAACTCATCAAGAATGGGGAAATACCTATAGCACACTTCCATT GCAAATATTCTGTAAAGGTTGCAAAGACAGAGGAACATCGGAGCAAATAA
- the LOC107848952 gene encoding B3 domain-containing protein REM17 isoform X3 yields MSRSRINGNFIYKTFSIVANILLRKIPIGFLKYLKGQDQIEHVVLRSGGKNWLVKVKCWRFGAGWAAFVEQHDLQLGDILVFRHEGNMEFEVSIFDSTHCDREYAEYLQEEDACNNVEETSNKLKFNGRPRPRVKLSKKASSDVKAVVHHKSFGHSHFDHIIREYNINSRCFLCGLIIKDERQRSWNLKLSSYEARTYIRAGWPKFVVDNCLKKGDRIRFEVVTNEETPIWKFQVSNQETPLQKFQDIMKKPSNISLLDVGHSCFVSTLKPYCFTKAFLFLPMRFAKSNGLMNRNCEMILKGEVQRCWSVWLGRTGNHFGIIHGWTKFRAENGLQVGDVYKFELIKNGEIPIAHFHCKYSVKVAKTEEHRSK; encoded by the exons ATGTCTAGATCACGGATAAATGGAAATTTTATTTATAAGACCTTTTCAATTGTAGCCAATATCTTATTACGA AAAATTCCTATAGGTTTCTTGAAGTATTTGAAGGGACAAGATCAAATTGAACATGTAGTACTGAGAAGTGGAGGCAAAAATTGGCTGGTGAAGGTAAAATGCTGGCGATTCGGAGCAGGTTGGGCTGCATTTGTAGAACAACATGATTTGCAATTGGGAGATATATTGGTGTTTAGACATGAAGGAAATATGGAATTTGAAGTTTCCATATTTGATTCAACTCATTGTGATAGAGAATATGCAGAGTATCTGCAGGAAGAAGATGCATGCAATAATGTTGAAGAGACTtcaaataaacttaaattcaatG GAAGACCAAGGCCCAGGGTCAAGTTGTCAAAAAAGGCGTCTTCCGATGTAAAAGCTGTTGTTCATCACAAGTCTTTTGGTCATTCTCATTTTGATCACATTATTAGAGAATATAATATCAATTCTCGATGTTTCTTG TGCGGTTTGATTATAAAAGATGAAAGACAAAGGTCGTGGAATTTAAAGCTAAGTTCTTATGAAGCTCGAACATATATTAGAGCTGGATGGCCCAAATTCGTTGTTGATAATTGCTTAAAGAAGGGAGATCGCATAAGGTTTGAGGTTGTTACTAATGAAGAAACACCAATATGGAAATTTCAAGTTAGTAATCAAGAAACTCCATTGCAGAAGTTTCAAG ACATTATGAAGAAACCCTCAAACATAAGTCTTCTTGATGTTGGTCATTCTTGTTTTGTTTCAACCCTTAAGCCTTATTGCTTCACAAAGGCATTTTTG TTTCTTCCAATGCGTTTTGCAAAGTCAAACGGGTTGATGAATAGAAACTGTGAGATGATTCTGAAAGGTGAAGTACAGAGATGTTGGTCAGTTTGGCTTGGGAGAACTGGAAATCATTTTGGAATTATACATGGATGGACAAAATTCAGAGCAGAAAATGGACTCCAAGTAGGAGATGTATACAAGTTTGAACTCATCAAGAATGGGGAAATACCTATAGCACACTTCCATT GCAAATATTCTGTAAAGGTTGCAAAGACAGAGGAACATCGGAGCAAATAA
- the LOC107848952 gene encoding B3 domain-containing protein REM10 isoform X1 encodes MSRSRINGNFIYKTFSIVANILLRKIPIGFLKYLKGQDQIEHVVLRSGGKNWLVKVKCWRFGAGWAAFVEQHDLQLGDILVFRHEGNMEFEVSIFDSTHCDREYAEYLQEEDACNNVEETSNKLKFNGRPRPRVKLSKKASSDVKAVVHHKSFGHSHFDHIIREYNINSRCFLFLPQCFAYANGLTNKKCGLIIKDERQRSWNLKLSSYEARTYIRAGWPKFVVDNCLKKGDRIRFEVVTNEETPIWKFQVSNQETPLQKFQDIMKKPSNISLLDVGHSCFVSTLKPYCFTKAFLFLPMRFAKSNGLMNRNCEMILKGEVQRCWSVWLGRTGNHFGIIHGWTKFRAENGLQVGDVYKFELIKNGEIPIAHFHCKYSVKVAKTEEHRSK; translated from the exons ATGTCTAGATCACGGATAAATGGAAATTTTATTTATAAGACCTTTTCAATTGTAGCCAATATCTTATTACGA AAAATTCCTATAGGTTTCTTGAAGTATTTGAAGGGACAAGATCAAATTGAACATGTAGTACTGAGAAGTGGAGGCAAAAATTGGCTGGTGAAGGTAAAATGCTGGCGATTCGGAGCAGGTTGGGCTGCATTTGTAGAACAACATGATTTGCAATTGGGAGATATATTGGTGTTTAGACATGAAGGAAATATGGAATTTGAAGTTTCCATATTTGATTCAACTCATTGTGATAGAGAATATGCAGAGTATCTGCAGGAAGAAGATGCATGCAATAATGTTGAAGAGACTtcaaataaacttaaattcaatG GAAGACCAAGGCCCAGGGTCAAGTTGTCAAAAAAGGCGTCTTCCGATGTAAAAGCTGTTGTTCATCACAAGTCTTTTGGTCATTCTCATTTTGATCACATTATTAGAGAATATAATATCAATTCTCGATGTTTCTTG TTCCTTCCTCAATGTTTTGCATATGCAAATGGTCTCACCAATAAGAAGTGCGGTTTGATTATAAAAGATGAAAGACAAAGGTCGTGGAATTTAAAGCTAAGTTCTTATGAAGCTCGAACATATATTAGAGCTGGATGGCCCAAATTCGTTGTTGATAATTGCTTAAAGAAGGGAGATCGCATAAGGTTTGAGGTTGTTACTAATGAAGAAACACCAATATGGAAATTTCAAGTTAGTAATCAAGAAACTCCATTGCAGAAGTTTCAAG ACATTATGAAGAAACCCTCAAACATAAGTCTTCTTGATGTTGGTCATTCTTGTTTTGTTTCAACCCTTAAGCCTTATTGCTTCACAAAGGCATTTTTG TTTCTTCCAATGCGTTTTGCAAAGTCAAACGGGTTGATGAATAGAAACTGTGAGATGATTCTGAAAGGTGAAGTACAGAGATGTTGGTCAGTTTGGCTTGGGAGAACTGGAAATCATTTTGGAATTATACATGGATGGACAAAATTCAGAGCAGAAAATGGACTCCAAGTAGGAGATGTATACAAGTTTGAACTCATCAAGAATGGGGAAATACCTATAGCACACTTCCATT GCAAATATTCTGTAAAGGTTGCAAAGACAGAGGAACATCGGAGCAAATAA